Within Bdellovibrio bacteriovorus HD100, the genomic segment GCTCTTTGGATCGGAGCCGCCCCACGCCAGCGTGGCAAAACAGATCCGTGCACATTCACGCAACCAAAGCGGAAGGAATCCAAAAATTCCTGGGTCAGAATCTGACCGAAGGCCACAACCACCGCCACCTCAGCACCCCAGGTTTTGATTTCCTGAAGCATCAGTGGATTGGCTTTCAAGGACTCCGGCGCCAGAACCTTCAGGTTGTGGGCTTGAGCCAAAGCTTTTACAGGACTTGGAGTCAGTTGGAGTTTACGACCGGCAGGACGGTCAGGCTGGGTGACAACACCCACGACCTCAAAGTGCTCATCAGACAACAGAGCTTTCAAAGAGGTCACGGCAAATTCAGGGGTTCCTAGAAAACAGACGCGGACCTTGCTCACACTTCACACTTTTCTTCGTCAGCTGTTGTAGCATCCCCTTCTTTTTCTTTTTTCACAGGGTAGCCGTACTTCTTGATTTGATTTTTGATTTTGTTGCCCTTGACGAAGCTCAGGTGATCGATGAACAAAGTGCCTTCAAGGTGATCCATTTCGTGCTGCATGCAGATCGCAAGCAGACCGTCGGTTTTCACGATGTACTCTTTGCCATTCACATCGAATGCTTTCATTTCGATGTAGTTGTAGCGCTCCACTGTTTCGTAATAGCCCGGGATGGACAGACAGCCTTCATCGAAAGTGGTCTTGCCTTCGCCTTTGACGATTTCCGGGTTGATCAGGATCAGCGGCTGTTTTACTGCGGCTTCCAGTTCAGTCATTTCTTCGTATTTATAGCGGCGGCCTTTTTCGTCTTTGGGACGAGTGTCGATCACGACCATGCGAACCAGCTCGCCTACTTGAGGGGCTGCCAGACCGATCCCGTTGGCGTGGTACATGGTTTCAACCATGTCTTCGGCCAATTTGGCGATTTCAGGTCCAAAAGTCTTCACCGGCTGCGAAACTTCACGCAACTTCGGGTCTGGGAATGTGAGGATTTTCATGATCATAAGGGCCTCCGGGAGGCCCCCATTATATCAGCGTTTCAGCTTTTTGAGAAGAACGAAGGCCACACCCAACATAACTATGTTGGGGGCCCACGCCGCCGCCACTGGAGGCAGGGTCCCGTGCTGCCCTAAAGTAATCCCTGACGAATAGAACACGTAATAGGCGAAAACCAGGGCCAGACAGATCCCGACATTCAGCATGGTGCCCCCGGACCGGGCCCGGCCCACACTGAAAGGAATACCCAGTAAACACATGACCAGGCCGGCAAAGGCGAAGCTGATTTTGGAATGATAATCCACCTCATAGGCCACGGTATCCAGGCCCGCCGCCTTGTTCTTGTCGATGAAGTGTTCCAGCTCTTTTTGTGACATCATATCGGCGGTCTGACCGGCACTTTGCAGGTCCTTGGAATCCTCGGCCATCACGATGCTTTTCGTTTTAAATGGGCTGGTCAGCGGGAAGCTTGAGTCCTTGTTAAAGATCGTCACTGTCCCCTGCTCCAGCAGCCACTGCGCCCCCTGGATTTTGACCTGAGCGGCGGTGATCATCTGCACCAGATCCCATTCGTCGCTGAAGAAGTACATCGTCAGCCCCTGGGCCCCGTCCCCTTTGGCATTGAGGGTTTTGATATTGAAGATCGAGTTTTTAGAGCGGTACCAGATACGGTCCGTGCGGATCGTGGAAAAACGATGCGGTTCTTTTTTCAGGTCGTAGTACAGGATGTAGTTTTTCTGTTTGGTCGCCCGAGGCAGAACCCGGTCGGCCGCCATGTACCCCAAAGCTGAAATCACCGCCACCAACAAAAGCATCGGCACCGCGATACGAATCAGGCTCATCCCGCTGGCAAATAACGCAACGAGTTCATTGGCTTTATTCAGACTGGTCAGGGTCAGGATCACCCCCAGCAAACAGGCCACCGGCAACAGTTGCGAGATAATTCCGGGGAACGAATAGAGGTAATAATTCACCAATGCCGAGGGAGCGACATCCTTGTAGTTGACCATTGTGGACATCGCGTCAACCGCGGTGAAAAGAGTCAGAAACACCAGAAGGCCACCCACGAAGTAACCTACGAAGAGCCAAGCTGTATAACGATCGATCCTATTCACGGCAAATCCCTTAAACTCATTGACTGGCGGCGGAAATCCAATTTAACTTTGATTATGGCTTTACGCGTCTTGCTTGCAGATGAGAGTTCCACAATCAAAAAAGTAATGCAACTGGCATTGTCTGACTTCGGGGTTGAAGTTAAATCGGTCCCCGTGGGCCTTGATGTATTGCAAGTAACTAAGACCTTCAAGCCGGATATCGTGTTCGCCGATGTGTTGTTGACCAAACGTTCAGGCTACGAAGTTTGTGCGGATCTGAAAAACGACGCTGAAACTGTCAATATTCCGGTTGTGCTGATGTGGAGCGGTTTCATGGAAATCGACGAAGCCAAGGCCACCGAATGCCGTGCGGACCGTCGCTTGGAAAAACCTTTCGATGCCGACCACCTGCGCTCTCTTGTTTCAGATCTGGTGCAAAAAACGAAATCCAATCCAGTTTCCAATTTCCTGACTTTCCCGGAAATGCCAGAGTTTGAAGAAACTCCAACTGAAAACACCCCTGCAGCAGAGCAGGAAGTTTACGCTATTCCAGAGGAAAAAAGCGATTTCCTGAACATCCCGGAAATCGACGCTGAAGAGGCCAACCTGCTGGAAGTTTCCGGCGAGGAATTCGCGGCCGTGCCGTTGACCAATCCCAAAGCGGAAGACGAACACGACGAAGGCGGCTGGGCTCATCAGGATCTGACCAAATTCAAAATCCAGATCCCTGAGGCGGACGGCAATGACTTTGCCTCCAAATTTGTGATCCCTCAGGATGACGAGCTTTCCGGCCACATCGAGATGGATGGCGACTTTGAAGAGATTAGCTTTGTGAAATCCGCTCCGGAAGTGACCAAAACCAAAGCACCTTCGGCTGCTGCGGACTCCTTCATTTCCAACGTGGAAAAATCCGTCAAAGATCAAATGATGGAAACCCTCAAAAAGGGTGCAACAAAAAGCACCTCTACGGGTGCGGCTCCGCAGCCCGCTTCTAATGCTAAGCCCAATACTCAATCCAAGATGGACTTAGACCCCAATATGATGGAAAAGATTATCCGTGAGGAAGCTCGCGAAGTGATCGAATCCATCTGCTGGAAGGTCCTTCCGGAGATTGCTGAGCGCATCGTGCGCGAAGAAATCAAAAAGATCCTCCGCGAAACTGAAAAGTCCATTTAAGAGGCCGTCCGTACAGCGTCGACCTCTTTTGCAAGTAAGAGGTCTTAATTATGACGTTGCTGGAGCTGATCCGCGCTGCCATCAAAGAAGACATGCCTCATGGCGATGTCACCACTGAATCCCTGGCCCTAAAACCCCGTATGGGACGCGCCCGCCTGAAAGCAAAGGAAGACATCGTTCTTTCCGGTGCCATGGCATTTGAACAATCCATGCAGGCTTTGGAACCCACCTGCCGTATCAAGTGGCACTTTGAAGAAGGCGATGAAATTCTTAAAAATCAAATCATCTGCACGATCGAAGGCGATCTGGTGCAAATCCTGAAAGCCGAGCGCGTGGCCTTGAACTTCCTGGGTCATCTGTCCGGGATTGCCACCCATACCCGCCGCTTTGTTAAAAAAATCGCGGGCACCAAAACCAAAATTCTCGACACCCGCAAAACCACTCCGGCCTTCCGCGATCTGGAAAAGCGCGCCGTGGTTCACGGGGGCGGCGTCAATCACCGCATGAATCTGAGCGATGCAATCCTGATCAAGGACAACCACATTTCTGTCATGGGTGGCATCACCAATGCGATCAATCGCGTGCGTGAACACAGCAATCTTCCGATTGAGGTGGAAGCGGGCACCGTGGAGGACGTCAAAGAAGCCGTGGCCATGAAGGCGCACCGAATCCTTCTGGACAACATGGATAACGACACTTTGAAAAAAGCTCTGGAGATCATCCCTGCTGAAGTGGAAACCGAAGCCAGCGGCAACATGAATCTGGACCGTGTGGCTTCTGTGGCGGCCTTGGGCGTGAATTATATCTCTGTCGGCGCGCTGACACATTCAGCTCCGTGCGCAGACGTCAGCCTTGTCTTCCAGTGGGAGGACTAATGGCGAAGGACAATCCGGTTTCTGACATTCGCATTGGACAAGTCACTTCCCAGTGGGCCGAAGGCAATCACTTGTACGTGGCTTATCAAAAAGAAATGACCAGCACCAACGCCATCGCCAAGGAAGAGGCCTTTGCCGAAAACCTGATGGAAGAATCCTTGTGCCTGTATGTGACGGACCACCAGACCGCGGGTCGTGGCCGTGGCAAGAACACCTGGATTGATGCACGCCCGGGCAGTTCTCTTCTGAGCTCGTGGTCTTATCTTTTGGGTGTAAAACCCCAGCCGACCACATCCTGTCTTATTGGGCTTGCGGTGTATCGTGCGTGCTCGACAACCTGGCCGTTTTTGGCCTGGAATCTGAAAGCTCCCAATGACATTTACATCGGCGACAAAAAAATTGCCGGCATCCTGCTTGAAAACGTCGCCCAAGGTGATGAGGTTCGTTTGATCGTGGGATTGGGTCTGAATGTCACGGATTCCCCGGAAGACGTCGACACTGCCACCAGCCTGATTGAGTCCCTGCCCGTTGGCGCCCCGCTGTTGGGTCAGGACTATATGGCGTTCCTGGATCGTTTGATGTTTGAACTGACGGATGCTGTTTCACACGCTGAAGAATCCTTAAGCCCGACAGACCAGCTTTCTTTGCTGACGGCCCTGAACAAACATCCTTTGCTGAAAGAAAAGTACACAGGGATGGAAGCCGACGGCA encodes:
- the nadC gene encoding carboxylating nicotinate-nucleotide diphosphorylase, producing MTLLELIRAAIKEDMPHGDVTTESLALKPRMGRARLKAKEDIVLSGAMAFEQSMQALEPTCRIKWHFEEGDEILKNQIICTIEGDLVQILKAERVALNFLGHLSGIATHTRRFVKKIAGTKTKILDTRKTTPAFRDLEKRAVVHGGGVNHRMNLSDAILIKDNHISVMGGITNAINRVREHSNLPIEVEAGTVEDVKEAVAMKAHRILLDNMDNDTLKKALEIIPAEVETEASGNMNLDRVASVAALGVNYISVGALTHSAPCADVSLVFQWED
- the def gene encoding peptide deformylase — encoded protein: MIMKILTFPDPKLREVSQPVKTFGPEIAKLAEDMVETMYHANGIGLAAPQVGELVRMVVIDTRPKDEKGRRYKYEEMTELEAAVKQPLILINPEIVKGEGKTTFDEGCLSIPGYYETVERYNYIEMKAFDVNGKEYIVKTDGLLAICMQHEMDHLEGTLFIDHLSFVKGNKIKNQIKKYGYPVKKEKEGDATTADEEKCEV
- the lptG gene encoding LPS export ABC transporter permease LptG is translated as MNRIDRYTAWLFVGYFVGGLLVFLTLFTAVDAMSTMVNYKDVAPSALVNYYLYSFPGIISQLLPVACLLGVILTLTSLNKANELVALFASGMSLIRIAVPMLLLVAVISALGYMAADRVLPRATKQKNYILYYDLKKEPHRFSTIRTDRIWYRSKNSIFNIKTLNAKGDGAQGLTMYFFSDEWDLVQMITAAQVKIQGAQWLLEQGTVTIFNKDSSFPLTSPFKTKSIVMAEDSKDLQSAGQTADMMSQKELEHFIDKNKAAGLDTVAYEVDYHSKISFAFAGLVMCLLGIPFSVGRARSGGTMLNVGICLALVFAYYVFYSSGITLGQHGTLPPVAAAWAPNIVMLGVAFVLLKKLKR
- a CDS encoding biotin--[acetyl-CoA-carboxylase] ligase — encoded protein: MAKDNPVSDIRIGQVTSQWAEGNHLYVAYQKEMTSTNAIAKEEAFAENLMEESLCLYVTDHQTAGRGRGKNTWIDARPGSSLLSSWSYLLGVKPQPTTSCLIGLAVYRACSTTWPFLAWNLKAPNDIYIGDKKIAGILLENVAQGDEVRLIVGLGLNVTDSPEDVDTATSLIESLPVGAPLLGQDYMAFLDRLMFELTDAVSHAEESLSPTDQLSLLTALNKHPLLKEKYTGMEADGSLLVGDKKINWSTL
- a CDS encoding response regulator, whose translation is MALRVLLADESSTIKKVMQLALSDFGVEVKSVPVGLDVLQVTKTFKPDIVFADVLLTKRSGYEVCADLKNDAETVNIPVVLMWSGFMEIDEAKATECRADRRLEKPFDADHLRSLVSDLVQKTKSNPVSNFLTFPEMPEFEETPTENTPAAEQEVYAIPEEKSDFLNIPEIDAEEANLLEVSGEEFAAVPLTNPKAEDEHDEGGWAHQDLTKFKIQIPEADGNDFASKFVIPQDDELSGHIEMDGDFEEISFVKSAPEVTKTKAPSAAADSFISNVEKSVKDQMMETLKKGATKSTSTGAAPQPASNAKPNTQSKMDLDPNMMEKIIREEAREVIESICWKVLPEIAERIVREEIKKILRETEKSI